A window of Metopolophium dirhodum isolate CAU chromosome 6, ASM1992520v1, whole genome shotgun sequence genomic DNA:
tattgttttgatttgataattattttaaattgtcacCAGGATGACCGACAAGTGCATAATATGTACCGGCGGAATCGATGCTATATAACGTTGTCGGACTCCGTGGTTCCCAAATTATTAGCACCGTAATGGAAACCCATGTCTCgtgataactataatttatgcATATGCATATTTAAGACGGTTTCTCGgttacggttaggttaggttaatcgGTGACgtagaaaaatagttttattaaaaaaaaaaaaaaattattataataatcaagaaGAGATAATGTGCGATTGGAGTTTTCATAAAtacgttttaattaatatcCACCCGTTTCGCGCGaacaatgttaattaatttaatttggctacactaatactaattaaatatactgaatatttataacctCTCGGCCTTCGTTCGTACAACTCAAAAGAAAACCGGCGCGTCTCAGTCTCCAAAATGAAcggaataatatatagttcaatTCGTCTTACAGTCGCAATCGGAAATCAGAATAATGATAATCATCATACTCAACTCcgtttgttatttgtttaaaatacaaattataacttaCCATGCAAAACGGtctgtattcaaatatttagacGCTCGTTAATTTTCTgttgattcaaatttaattcaaacaGTCAAACACAATGGTAAGTCAATCCAAATGCCGAATACGTTTATATATGTACGGGACGcggaatattataaacagtaaaaactgtgctgaattaataaattaatcgcCCGTCAAATTCAcagtattgttaaaaatattatatcgcgGGCGTATCCaagtatattttgatattttattattcaataacctATTTATCTAGTCCACGGAGAAAAAATGTccaggtaaataaaataaaatatcggttGTATGTGCGCCTATAATAATTGCATCACGTTCGACTTAAAACAATATCAGTTAATCGTcgacaatgataaaataatataacaaaatcccGCATCGACTAAAAAATAGTGGGACAGTCGGTTTCTGTTTATTATGCACAGTGAAAGAAGCCGGCTTAATATTTATCGTCATATTTTAATCTGATGATATTCGGATAACTCGAAAAGTGTTTATTCGCCAAGAATGATTACTAAAAtgtcgaaaaaataaataaataataataaccgagTTAGGggaaaaatgtgttaaataatttataagtttactCTCAGAGTccgtacaatatatatactttacCTGTATATATTAagcagatattatatatttttaaaatatattatatccaatgcGAAATATATCTATTACGGAGTCAATGACGCGTTCGGTATTTTATTACGATCCGAAATGAAAACTTCGGGTAAACGGTAAAAGAAATGTGACAGGACCAAAGTCATCGATATcagtcgtatataatatatgcataataaatttatataacgaaatattattatatatggcgTAAAAACGAGAATTTATATTTCTGATTTATGCGTTAATTTCCTGTCTACACGCGCACGATACGAGATCTATTCGTGAAATGTATCTTCAGTCGTTATGCCAATGTCGATAAATCCACTGCAGGggagaaaaaaacatttgtttagaaataattattctttGGGTATCAGCTGCTGCACGAGCCGATATCAGTTGTCATCGGTTTTGGGACCAAAATCGATATTTttggggaaaaaaaataatgttttcttgaaataataatggtataattcatatttcattatattattgtcagttaacattaccaaatattattattatttaatatattttattataatactagcaAAAGTACAACATTGAAAGCTTGTTCAAACAACAGCTGTAGgttaattatacctaattaccGCATCGGGAATAGacaatatttgaaattcaataatataattgtatcgtATTTTGcctttattttatactattattgtagtACTATATCTTTTAAAAGGTATTATGTATCttgaatttaaacttaaaataccatttatattttatactatactattgttattattattattatttttataaatcttgaaattataataatttctgcTTCGAATGATAAGGCCTTGCATTACGTATGTGTATATACATTGCTTAAAGTCTATAACgaggataaaataaaatattaacaaaataaaagttttaaattaaatatttcgttaCCTAGTTAtgtatacttactatattattattatgtacctacctatttagtgttcatgatttctaataacaaaataatctaagtaaatacttaatattttttgtttttcgcaGTCAACCTAACCACTCATTAAGACACATTTCATTCGTTTCAATACAAGGACTTAGGACTGgttgaataaatgttttataactcAGACTAGGTCAACGTTATCGGAAAAACCGAAACAATTAGgctattgaaaaaaaaccatCTCCGGTTCCGACACCAACTATCGGGCATATACGCACCTTGATATGCACCTTGGCTTGGGTCCGGTTCGCCGGGCCGCTTGCGCAACCACACATCGAACATCGATCACGGGCGGcccttaacataatatatatatttccattACATATTATGCTTTCGGTGGTCCTTCGACGGCGGCCGCGATCTTCAAGCTCCTGCCGATACTGACCCTTTCCTGCATCTGCGGCTTCTGCAAGTGCCGCAGCTGCATgtcatactattttatatttatcgccACCGTCGAGTTCATCCTCCTGCTCTGCCGTTCAGTTGTAGTACACCACGCCAGCTACTACAACTCGGTGGCTCGGTCACCGCAAAGTCCCACGTCCTCTGGCATCAGACTCATGACATGTCAGTCCGTTAGCCCGTCGCTAGTCCTTTTGTTGTATTTGGTGCAGTATGCTCGTTAGGCGCCACTTCAGTTCCACGGAATGGACATTCCCCGATGTGGTCTATAACCCAACCAGCGTATCTCCTTAAGTATATGTCCGGTTTTCCTTCGATCTGGCGCCTAGttagtgtacattttttattttaaaaactttaatttaaataaataaatattgttaccatggtaaattatattatttataatactatgacattatttaacatattatttggtttttatcatttaaaacggaaaatatattaattcaataatagcCAGATGCCTATGTAGCTGTGTATTAATTATACCATATTAACGTTACACCTACCTTACGCGTTGTAAGTTTTAACTAAAACGTGcacaatgaataattattaaaaactaatttttaaaaacttaaaaaactattaagtgTACAAGAAATTGTAGTTAAATCGATAATCATTTTAATACGACAGAGTCTCACTGTATTATAAAGTGTAAGATATTTCTTTTTGTCAATAATTCAACAGATTATTTAGTATCGATCGCCATCAAATCATCTGTAAGTAGAAAAAATGCCATATCGGTCCGAgcctactattattttttctctgTCCGTTGAAACTATCGCTAAAAGTAAAGTAACAATACAAGGCAAGGCGAAACCTTACAAAAGAAAACCATATAACAGCCAGTCCATGCAGTTCGATACGTGCAAATTGCTAGAGTATATTATTGtcgtgtatatataggtatgtatgtatataactgtgtatgtatgtatgtatgtatatatatatatatatgttatatgtactatgtatgtaATAAAGTCACCGCGATCGcgctaatattttaaaacgaaacGCTCGCTGAATGTAAACCGtctatgttttaaaaatgcattcgCCATTTTCCAGGGTGACCCAACTTACCTAACCACACCCAACCACCCCCTTCACCCACCACTATAGCCATCCGATCTCCGTTTggtagtatttttttgtttcggcGCGGTCGCGTATATATAACACAATGGTCAATGAGAGTTTCCGAGAAATCGAACATGGGTCTTTTTTCTTTGTAAATCAAAATTTCGCCGGGCCCGCGTGACTTATGGGAAGCCTGTGGCGACCCCTTTGCGGTCATTTGAATTATCGTCGTAAAAGgtctgtgtataataatatacagcgcGGCCACCAGCAGCAGTTATAGGAGGCAAGAACGTACGATGACCGATAAAACACGTCCGAGCACTTACAACCGTTATTTGGGGCTTCGGTTTACGGTAAAACCCAAATAATGAAAGAGCAGCGGGGATTTCCGAATCGTTACTATAAAGTCGATGTGTTTGTTTCTCGATGAAAGATCCACGATTGTGGGTACTGTTATTGGGGTGGAAACACGATTCTGCAAAATCGCGTTTAcctataatacaacaattaaaacTGTGAATCGTGAAGATTTTAATAGCCATTTATATGCATAATACTTCACGATTcggcaaatttaatttttatataaaagattTCGCGTGGTTTTAAATGCAACGCTAGTATACCTAAACACACTCGTAGGTATaaacaattaacataatattatcgtaacatatacatattatcgttTTGTGAAATTGacgattttaatgttttcgtaaaAACATGATTTGAATTTATACTTTAGAAATTGTTTgacttattttatttgatacacTGACTTCTATTTATGTCCCATGGGTTTATTTCCTTATGATTAgagatgtattttttaattataacagattTTTAAGAAATTGTATAAACTTTGATTGTACCAAAACATCTTGTTTTTCATATGACGAATTATCAgctttcaaaaatcataaattaaaatttttagataaagcttaaattaaaatatgtcaatcactattatgaaattattataatccataATAACGCgagtaaataaatgtaatagcgatattgcataaaatatgatgtaaaaaatatataacgtataagcttatacttaattttataaattacatttgcggGATCGTGTATTATAcccgaacaattattatacatcttCACGATTCCAAAAATTTGATTAAAGAGTTATTAACAAATTGAAAAGGTTGAATAAGATCAAACGCTGTAAACGAGATGTATATGTTAGTGAAATTATAGAAACTTTGGAAAATGGTCGAAAACAAATCAGTATTAGTCAAATTaatcaaactaaataattatacgatGGAAAAACAGAGCTGTCAAACATGgaatttttatagtttagactttaaaatatcatactagggatttttttctttatattgttTGTACAAATTTCGACgaagaaaaacgattattttgttacagttcaaaaatattattcgtggggaCTTGACATGTTTacatgagtatattataatatttttatacacaattacattttcaaaacatttatattatctataagcTATTGCCTATTTTTACCAcagttaataatgataatatattacctatatgactATGAAGGtatttgttgtaataattaaatatcaatagtttaataaatgcaatgttttcgataaaaatgaaattaacttGACTTTTTTCTCATCAGACTTGACCTCTTTCTCATCAGACTTGACCTCTTTATCATCAGAGTTGACCTCTTTGTCATCAGAGTTGACCTCTTTGTCATCAGAGTTGACCTCTTTCACAACAGAGTTGACTTTTTCTCATCAGACTTGACTTTTTTCTCATTAGAATTGACCTCTTTCTCATCAGAGTTGACCTCTTTCTCATCAGACTTGACCTCTTTATCATCAGAGTTGACCTCTTTCCGATCAGTTTTCACATCTTTTCACATCAGTTTTCACATCTTTCTCATCAGAGTTGACCTCTTTCACATAAGACTTGACTTTTTTCTCATGAGAATTGATATCTTTCTCATCAGACTTGACCTCTTTCTCATCAGACTTGACCTCTTTATCATCAGAGTTGATCTCTTTCACATCAGAGTTAACCTCTTTCTCATCAGACTTGACCTCTTTATCATCAGACTTGACCTCTTTCTCATCAGAGTTGACTTTTTTCACATAAGACTTGACTTTTTTCTCATCAGACTTGACCTCTTTCTCATCAGACTTGACCTCTTTATCATCAGAGTTGACCTCTTTCACATCAGAGTTGACCTCTTTCTCATCAGAGTTTACCTTTTGCTAAACAGAGTTGACGAAAAAAAGTTTGTACaccaaaaaaaacatatttatgttaaataatatcatgaaaatATATCTTTTGCAACATTGGTGGACTTACAGTgttttataggtaatttattatgttattccgTTCACCTgaatatgtattattgattGATAAGGAAATACAACATGAAAGTATCTCAAACCAAGGAATACacttaaattaaagtaaaaaaaaatgccgaaaggaaaaattaattgatgaaagataatgaaaaaattgaacGACTGCCAAATTTTGAGCTTGTAATtctgtaaaaaatgtatgtcgtaagtaacctatatatactaaatcaattatattcaattatatttaaatttacctcAACTTATTTGTCGTTATTTCACAATGGGAAagactattattatacctattttattattattacagtccaTTTCACGAAAAGTGGCCCTCGACGTTAGCGCGCCTGGTGATGGTATTTCTGAAAGACAGTGGTTCTTAATATTGTCCGCTAGAGAGTCGGTAGCTCTACGACACAGCTGTTGTTCGACCGCCTGCTATTACAGCTGCCGGTCGAACacctaccttttttttgtaatatattgtaccaaacattttttatacaccatagttttttctttccatagaataacaaaataagataCTTTTTTTTGCCATGGTTACACGTCACGTTACTGTAGCGTCATATCGTAATATAACGTCCCACATAAATAGTGTTGTTATGGTCACTGTTTATACCACGTTAGTCTGTGTTCATACTTCGTATACGCAGTGATATCCTATTCGcgcactttttattatttaaataccatCGACAATtagtttaacttttttttaaaatgtcttcaCAGTGTGATACACATTCACAGACGAAAAAGACAATTtacaatgtgtataaatattttaaaaaattatcattggaTACGTCTAATACGGAGATAGCTACTTTTTTTAAACAGACACAAGCAAAAACTGCTGAAGCATGTGGTGTAAGTGAGAAAACTGTGAAACGTATCACCGCGGAAGGAAACAAATCTTCATCTGAATCACAGGCTGCTTGTCCATCGTTCACTTCCCCACGAAAAACATATAAAAGGATAAAATTTGCAAGTGAAGTTGACGGTTTTGATGCGGATATTGTGAGAAGAATCGTTCACGATTTTTACGATAAACGTGAGTACCCtaacaaatcaaatattttagctgaatataaaaaaagaactgAGTACAAGGGTTCTGAAACTTCGATGTGGCGCATtttgaaaaatctaaattttaagtacaaaaaatgCAATGACGGGCGTCGGTTCTTAATGGAGCGAAATGACATTGTAGCTATGCGAGTTAAATTTTTGCGTACTATAGTTAACCTTCGCCAAAATAATGATACTCGGCCAGTTATCTATTTAGACGAGACGTGGGTAAATCAGAATCATACCAAAGGGCACATTTGGCAGAATGAATTTAATTCAGAAGGCCTTAAAGTACCTACAGGAAAAGGGAGTAGATTAATTATTTGCCACGCAGGATCCAGTTCATTCGGATTTGTACATGGATCAAAGTTAGTTTTTCGATGCCAAAGTGGTACGTCTGTAGATTATCACACCCAAATGAATTCTACTATTTTCAAAGAGTGGTTTATACAAATGTTACAACATTTAGAAGAACCTTCAGTAATCGTGATGGACAATGCACCGTACCATTCAGTTCTAGCAGAAAATTATCCAAAGGCAAATGAAAGAAAAGCAGATGTACAAAAATGGCTGTCTGAAAAAGGGGTTGAATATTCACCACTCGAAACATTGAGTGAATTACGTGAAAGGGTCAAAAAATTGGTACCCagacaaaaaatatatgagCTTGATCAAATCGCGTTGGAAATGGGACATGAAGTCGTGCGTCTCCCACCTTACCATTGCCAATATAACCCAATAGAACTGATATGGGCACAAGTAAAAGGGGATGTCgccaaaaaaaatgtctcattTAAAATAGCAGATGTTGAAAAACTTGTTAACGAAGCATTGGATGCCGTGACCGTGGATAGTTGGAAGAAATGTGTAAGTCATTGCGAAAAATTGCAAGAAGAGGATTTTATAAAAGAAGGCTTACGTGACGAAATTTTGGAGCCAATAATAATGACTATTAACCCAGACGAAGATTCCGACGATTCAGAAGATGAAGATGAcataaattaagattaaaattgtaatttgtaaaatattgtattataattatgtatatattttttaatgttaggtaaattaattaattttatttgcaattgcaaaaaaataaaaatcgtgataataaattagcaaaaatgttcataatttgtattaaaaaatattgcatttaaattacggcgtaaaaaataaccatatttaagataaaatacaaatgagtaattaatttaaatttgccgCGCTTTGTTTCGCGCGTGTTTTAGAGCCCCTGCGTCAAAACGTCCACCAGGCGCGCTAACGTCGAGGGCCACTTTTCGTGAAATGGACTATAGTCTTGACAAATACGATTATATCATATtgctattataactattatactattgtatatataGACTGTGATTAGCAACACCTTTCCCCATATTTAAGTATTCTAGACACATCTTCTGAGTGtgtggaaaatattaaaacgggGAGGAAACTGGTATCGTTCAAATGCacaataatttttcaacttCAGATCTTTAATGGTGTTATAATTTAAGCatagttttattgtaataataaaagtgtATCGGAATAAATTTGTTTATCCCGGGAACCGATTCTTAGGCATTCCTTTTTgaccttttataatattaggtactagtATTTCCTAGTCAAAGCGGCCGGCTTAGAATATTATACGAAGTCTTCGTTTTATTAGATTTCGTTTAAATCACTAGACATAACATTATGTTCATTAATTgtgccatattttttttttttcaaaataatctcaAAACCAAACTCGCTGCTTGTACCGACTCACAGACAGTCGCGGTAGTCAATCTTGTGTAACATTtcattgaattttgaaaaaaatcacatgtaataatatattattgctgacgaaatataatgataataaaccGTATACGGATTTCGGCTCGAGTTTCAATGgctgttttaagttttaaatggtttttctaTGACTATTGAATTCACAGCCGAACGTTCGGCTTGCAAAACTTTATCCATAAACTTTCAACGTATATATgtgtagttatttttaaaaacgaacGTCGCCCGACTGAGTCGTTTTCCTTTTGAGTGTCGTTATTCGGTGGGGTTCCACGGCTGTGCTGTGCTGTGACAAACATTGTGTGGAATACTGTGTCCATTAAAAGGGGAAAAACCACATTTTGTTTTCAGTTCAACGTTAAATCCCGTCCCATTCCTCCGCGAGCTTATATCCTGCACggtatctttattttatttttttaaacgttctgagtatttcaaaaaaatatgaaaactttTTCGCAGTATCGGAGAGGGATTTTCCGGACAGAGCTAATGGAAAGTTCGACGATAAACGTTCCGGCCGTTTAACACTTAAAACGTCCAAAGGTTTAagagtgtatttttttttttaatgttataaagaTGGTAAACCAGAAAACTAATGCAAAGAATGTATGTATACCAAACGTACAACTTTTTCAAGAGTCGGGTGGAAAGTAGCTAAAGTTACTTACCCGGTTTTAATGTTCGGCGGAAATTATGACGAGTTTAAACACGAGCGATTTAATATTGGGATGATACGAGTCTTGGACGTTTTTCGATTTAGAACACTTGTCGTTGATTTATTTTCTGAACAACCCTAATATACTTAAACTTTTGGtccttttgatttttttgacaacgatttaaatattttttcctccTAATAAATCCTAATCGTTGTTGTAACcattaataattctaatatataatattagattctcTAATACCACTACAAACATGACGGGGATtagatatcaatatttatattagtatattaggcgtgtttatgtaattgtaatatttatacaaaatgttttgatatttaaataaataaaataaataaatattagcctaacagttaaaaatatacctCGCCactttataatagttatagtattacaatatatgttGAGCAATTTGACAACTATACGCGAACCGGTGGACATaaagtttataattgtattatttattcatcgCTTATTTGAACGAATAATGTTGTTGTAAATGATTTCCCAGAAGTGCAGTTGACGAGCACGGCGGTAGCGCAAATATCGTTCGTTATACATATTTCATTCGCTTATATTAAACGTTTCCGATGAAAATTATGTTcgtgtatatgtatagtatattttcttAATGCGCAAACTTTGAAACGTAGACGTTTTTATCGAgggaattaaaatatacaagttGCGTCTCCTAAGACCGCGTTCGTATCACCAACTCGTTTTTCGATATTCGTTTCGATATTCATCTCGGGTCCTCCTTCGCTCGCCGTATTCAAGTCGCGGCCGATGTAAAACAATTAACCCGCCCAACCGCAAACGAGAGGGGATAAAAAGAAAATGCGTTAACGCGTGTTAGACGAATTAAAACGGCAAACAATTTGCGTACGCACAGCTTTCGAGGGGCGTTTTCGCAGTTGTgcgtgaaaatatattatagtaacgtGTAAAACACGCACAATACGCGGTTCAATGGTTATGAATTCGCTTTTACTCTTTCAGCGGCTTAGGCGCGTCGTACGTATTTTATACAGGCCTCGtgcttattaatataatataatagttttacgGTCCTCTCGAAATTCGTTTATCGCGCGCCAAGCGAGCGAATTCGGCGGATATGACTGCTCTACCGCGCGTTAATGGAATAGCTAGGTGCCTAATAGGAACAAAAGCAAAATAAGAAACGACGCATTTTGTGCCGGTCATCCACCCGTTATACCAAGGTATGCGTATAATTATACAGTAATAACAATGTGCTGGTAAACGTGTCTGACGTACCGAAAAGCGAGTAGAGAAACGGTGCGCGCGGAAACGGTCCGACTGGATGATGAAGACGATGACAGCCCCTAACCGGGTCGTTGACGAGAAAAAAACGAGTTGgaaacgaaaaattaaaaatatattttcaaggaccataaaaaaaaagcttGCGAAAGTCATCGCGTTTGGGGTTGAAAGTGAAAAGGATGCGGGAGCGTCCTCGAagaaatctttaaaaataagcGTGAGCCGAcaatggcattttttttttactgtaaaatattacgagAACTCTGTTCGCAAACCCCGAGtcttgcacatattatatttttttcgtgtcAAAGTTTAGCGAGAGACCCTTCCGGCCGGGCCTAACGTTTCAAGTATACAAAAAACGTATATAACTTCGTCTGGTAGTTCGTTGGACGAACTGCGCGTGAAGTCGCGGCGATGAACTTTTGACAAAAATGAATACCGGTCAAGCTTGCCACCGGGGATCTCTTTTAAATGTGAAATCCGCGAGAAGTTGAGCCCGTCCGAGGATTAACGTTGCTAAGGTTAAAACGCAAAAAAAATCGTCCAAGACGTTATACCCAATAGgggtactatattataggtaatatatagcTGGTAAATGCTGGTAACGTTATAAGAATCAGTTTTCAAATAGAATGTATTGATCGCatcgaaataaaaaaacacgtaGATGACTATTAGAcaaccaaaatataataaaacacattttattttctattaaaattaatatattattcagacacatatttaatacctactctGACATCGTTAACATCGACTTTGAACAATCTCCGGCCGCAACAGCGCCATTTCAGTTTACTATAAAAACAAGCCGGATATACCTATGGcagtacaatttttttgatcGAGGTCCGCTTCGAACACCTTTTACTCTAGTGCACAATACGACGTaatagtacaatttattatataagtctAACCtgagtgtattattttattttattatattattttattttacattatttaaaaagtaggcaataaacaaaaagaaaataatattttggcatATAAATTGATGAGTGACGTTTCATACGAACCTAAGTCGATgaactttattttaatgttcGGAGAAATTTTACAGAGCTTTTAATGAGTTGAAAATACTCACATATTTCtcatactataaaaaaaaaaaaaattttgtttgaatcaagaaaatgattttaaattaaataacgaaaCGTTTTAACTTTGAGTATACagttatcaatacaatttattcttcgaattttatgtttttttataaaaaaaaccctgCTAAGCGACAAACGTACTCGATATTTTCCATTTCGgagaaaatgtattaatcataaatatgtattaataaggaTCCGTGAATCGTATGATATATACCTGGTGGGAATTAGGTATTTTTACGTTTtgttcgtttctatggtgatgaaCAAAAcgttacgcaaaatcggttagaaaataataatatctgtagccagtcaaaaacttaattatattaaaaaaattagcttaAATTACCATCGTATCgaaatttatgaattaaatattatattggatctATATtctatgtgttataatattataatgaatgacGATTACATAcagtaaaacattatattgttaaccTCCATTATATCCATGAAGGCACTCAAAATTCAAAGCCCTTTCTCAGGTTTTGTAGATTAGGGCTActcaaataattacaattaatacatcattttttgtttaaaaaaaaacctttattaaaaagaaatgtttacaagtaagtcaaattaaatttttatgagcgtttgaaattcatatttttacaacatttgatattcacttgatttttcatgtaacgatattcttattttgttgtaattaaaaaacgaatgaccgtagatactaacctaaccgtagatacatgaacatttcactgaatgtttatattagtattttctacacacgaaaaaattttgaaaataatttggctctttttgagctgtcgacaaaatttatcaaatttaaaatgtaataattattttgtagttaaaaatttataaaatgttcaacttttatggccgaggattgaaaatttaaaacaagactccacgtaataatataggttatatataaattactttattcacaataatatcatcaaatatacttggtaatatcata
This region includes:
- the LOC132946627 gene encoding germ cell nuclear acidic protein-like, with the translated sequence MWDVILRYDATQKVNSDEKEVNSDVKEVNSDDKEVKSDEKEVKSDEKKVKSYVKKVNSDEKEVKSDDKEVKSDEKEVNSDVKEINSDDKEVKSDEKEVKSDEKDINSHEKKVKSYVKEVNSDEKDVKTDVKRFNSVVKEVNSDDKEVNSDDKEVNSDDKEVKSDEKEVKSDEKKVKRQIEGKPDIYLRRYAGWVIDHIGECPFRGTEVAPNEHTAPNTTKGLATG
- the LOC132946628 gene encoding uncharacterized protein LOC132946628, encoding MSSQCDTHSQTKKTIYNVYKYFKKLSLDTSNTEIATFFKQTQAKTAEACGVSEKTVKRITAEGNKSSSESQAACPSFTSPRKTYKRIKFASEVDGFDADIVRRIVHDFYDKREYPNKSNILAEYKKRTEYKGSETSMWRILKNLNFKYKKCNDGRRFLMERNDIVAMRVKFLRTIVNLRQNNDTRPVIYLDETWVNQNHTKGHIWQNEFNSEGLKVPTGKGSRLIICHAGSSSFGFVHGSKLVFRCQSGTSVDYHTQMNSTIFKEWFIQMLQHLEEPSVIVMDNAPYHSVLAENYPKANERKADVQKWLSEKGVEYSPLETLSELRERVKKLVPRQKIYELDQIALEMGHEVVRLPPYHCQYNPIELIWAQVKGDVAKKNVSFKIADVEKLVNEALDAVTVDSWKKCVSHCEKLQEEDFIKEGLRDEILEPIIMTINPDEDSDDSEDEDDIN